CGTGAGTTTCGAACATGGTGTCGCAAGCGGTGATCCTCTGGATGACAGGGTTATTCTCTGGACGAGAGTCACTCCCAAGGAATCCCAGAGAAAAGTCAGGGTAAGGATCGAAGTCGCTTCGGATGAGAAGTTCGAAAGCGTTGTTTACAGTTCTGTTAAGAGCACTACGGCCGAGAGCGACTACACTATCAAGGTTGACATCAAGAGCCTTTCGGCAGGAACGGCTTATTACTACCGTTTTCGCTCAGGTGAGACCGCATCCGTTGTCGGCCGTACCAAGACCTTACCCCGGGGCGATGTGGATTCGGTCAGGCTGGCGGTGTTTTCATGTGCGAACTATCCTACTTCTCATGGCGGTTACTTTAACGTTTACGGCCACGCGGCGGAAACGGCTGACATCGATGCCGTGGTACACCTCGGCGATTATATCTACGAGTACGGCAAGGCGCCGGATTCCGGGAAAGATAATTCCCAAGGAGCCGGAAGGGACTTTCCGGAATACAGCGATAAGGAAATCCTGACGCTTGACGATTACCGAAGGCGCTACGCCCTATACAGAACTGATCCGCAGCTTCAGGCTCTTCATGCCACACATCCGTTCATCGCCGTCTGGGATGATCACGAGGTAGCAAACGACGCTTATGTGGGGGGTGCGCAAAACCACAACGAAGACGAAGGGAGTTTTGATGCGCGCAAAGAGGCTGCGCTTCGGGCGTATTACGAGTGGATGCCGGTTCGCCCCGTAAAAGAGAATGATTCCGGGCGGGTCTACCGCAGTTTTTCTTTCGGAAATCTGGTTGAACTTTTCATGCTCGATACCCGCCTTGCCGGACGGGAAAAACAGCTTAGTTACAAGGATTATCTTGACCCGGATACCGGTTTCAACGCCCGGAGTTTTCGTGAGGACATTGGTTCTCCCGAACGAACCCTGCTCGGTCGGGATCAGCTTGCCTGGCTTCAGGGGAAGCTTGCTGACTCAACCGCCGCTTGGCAGGTTCTGGGTCAGCAGGTGCTTATGGGCAGAATGAACGTTCCGGCTGAAATAATTCCCCATCTGGGCGATCGCACACCGCAGGTCGCGGATCTTATTGATGAACTGACCGGGATTAAGGAGCGGGTGTTGCGAGAAGATCCTTCCGTGACTCAGGATGAGCGGGACCGTGTAAACACTGTGCTTCCCTATAATCTTGATGCCTGGGACGGTTACCCTGCAGAACGCGAAGCGGTGTTAGGCGCGGCTTACGGAAGGGATAGGAACTTGATAGTGCTTGCCGGGGATACGCATAACGGGTGGGCAAGCAATCTCAAGGATGCGGCAGGTAATCAGGTAGGTGTCGAGTTCGCCACCGCGTCTGTGTCCTCGGGGGGTCTTGAGACTTATCTGAAACTTGAACCGGAGCAGGCCGAGGAATTTGCCTGGGATCTGGAAGTGCTGGTCGACGGTCTTGTCTACTCAAACACAAAGGATCGCGGTTATATGATTGTCAGTTTTACTCCGAAAAGGGCCAAGTCGCGGTGGATATATGTGGATACAGTCAAGCATCCGGAATTCAGGGAACTAACTTCAAGTGGAAAGGCCCTTGGTGTGCTTCCCGGCGCGGGAAATCGTGAACTTGTTCCTGTTGGTAATTAGGCTAGAGCATTTTGGTCAGGGAAAGTATCAAGGCGGGATTAATTGACATTACCGTGAAGAGTCGTATAATATTCAGGTTAGGTACTGATTAAGGAAGGTAACAATCCATGGCCAGAATTACAATTGAAGACTGCTTAGAGAAAGTTGAAAACAGGTTTGCTCTCTCCATCGCAGCGATGAAAAGAGCAGGCCAGATATCCAAGGGAGCTACCGTGGTGGCGTCTGAGAACGATGACAACAAACACGTTGTTTCGGCGTTAAGAGAGATAGCCGAAGGAAAGGTAAACGTCATATATCCCAAGGATAGAGATAATTACTGATTGCGCACGTAGCCCCGTGCGGTTTTAACCCGCGCACGGCGAGGTAACCATCTTTTTATGCTCTCGGTAGGCATAGACGCGGGAGGAACTTTCACCGATTTTGTTTTCTTCGATGGAAAGGAAATATCGGTAAACAAGGTTCCTTCCACTCCCCGCGATCCTTCGATAGCAGTACTGAACGGGCTTAAAACCCATCCCGTTGAGTTCTCCCATATATCGGAAATCATTCACGGAACCACCGTGGCCACGAATGCTCTTTTGGAACGGGAAGGGGCAAAGACCTGTCTTATTACCACAAGGGGTTTCGAAGACGTAATCGAGATCAGGCGGCAGAACAGGGAGAAACTGTATGATCTGCTATGGAGTCCGGCCGTCCCTCTTGTGTTACCGGAACTCAGGTTCGGGGTTTCCGAGAGAACGGATTATCGCGGTTGTGTGCTTGTCTGTCCGGATGAAGCAGAAGTGGAGAAAATAAAGGAGGAGATATCTTCTCTCGGTATTGAGGCGATAGCGGTTTGTTTTCTCCATTCGTACGCAAACCCCGAGAATGAACGCAGGGTTGCGGCCGTGCTTTCCGAACTCGGTATCCCGATTACCCTCTCCTCTGAGCTTGTCGCGGAATTCAGGGAGTATGAGAGAACTTCGACGACGGTTCTTAATTCCTATCTGATTCCAAAAGTGAACAAGTACATGCGTTCGCTCTCCCGTACCCTCGGGGAAAAATCTCTTTCCATCATGCAGTCAAACGGTGGGGTTATATCTGCTGAGCAAGCGGCCGAAGAACCTGCAAAAATAGTTCTTTCCGGTCCCGCCGGGGGGGTGGTCGGGGCGTTTGAGATATGTGCGCTCTCCGGGAGAGAGAAAATTATTACCTACGACATGGGTGGAACTTCGACAGACATATCCCTTTGCGACGGCAAAATAAGCTTTACGACCGAGAACACCCTGGGAGGCGTTGCGCTTAAGGTGCCGATGATAAACATCTCGACCATAGGGGCCGGAGGCGGTTCAGTCGCTTACATTGCCGACGGGGGCATTCTTAAGGTCGGCCCGCGAAGCGCCGGCGCTGATCCCGGCCCCGCGTGTTACGGGAAAGGCGTTCTGCCGACCGTAACAGACGCCAATATAGTTCTCGGGAGAATGGACCCCGGCTGGTTTCTGGGTGGCGAGATGAATATATACCCCGAAAGGTCATTTGAAGCGATTCGCTCTCTCGCCCCGGATCATGCCGCGGAGGAAGTCGCCGAATCCGTAATCAGGATTTCAAATTCAAACATGGAAAAGGCCCTCCGCGTGATATCGGTCGGTAGAGGCTACGATCCGAGAGAATTTTCGCTTGTTTCATTCGGCGGCGCGGGAGGTCTTCATGCCTGCGAGCTTGCCCGCTCCCTTGGTATACGAGAGGTCGTGTTTCCCCGAAATCCCGGTGCACTCTCCGCCTACGGGATGCTTCTTGCCGACTCTTTCAAGGATTACGGAATCACGTTTTTTTCCTCGGCGGACGGGGATCATCTTAGGGAGACTGACAGAAAGTTCGCGGATCTCGAGAAGCTCGCGCGCGAGGACCTCGAAAGAGAGGACCTAAGGTTCGAAAAGCGTGTCGATGCGAGGTACCGAAGGCAGTCCCATGAACTGACTGTTTCCTATAGTGACTCCATAGCTTCGGATTTTCACCGCGAGCATGAAAGAGTTTACGGATACAGGAAGGAATCTTCCGTCGTCGAGATCGTGACCCTGAGACTCAGGGCCTATATGCCGGAGCGAAAAATAGATATTCTTCCCGTTTCTGCTGTGGAGGCGGAGCCCCGGTTCTTTACAAAGGATGTGATTTTTGAGGGCAAGAGCATTAAGGCCGGATGCTGCGAAAGGGAAAGACTACGGCCGGGTTTTCAACTTGCAGGTCCCTGCGTTCTTTACGAGAGAACCGCCACTGCTTTTATCCCTCCCGATACCGCCTGTGAAGTGGACGATTACGGAAGCGTTATAGTGACCCTCGATCCGTAGTTTCTTCGGGAATTGCCAACTTAAGCGGTCGAGACGCAAAATGCTGTCTTCAAGGAAACGGTGGAGTCCCTTTATTATCGAATGCTCGGTTTTTTCTGTATCTCCTGGACTCTCCGGATAACCGGCGTGAGAAGATATCGATTCACGGAGCGTTACGCTCCGCCCTCTCAAGAAAAATCCGCGGATTCTCATGCCACTGCGCAAAGCCTATGCTGCCGCCGTCCGTAAGGCAGTTTATCAGCTTGTCCATTATCCCGCGCAAACTGTCGCCTTCCGGCGTATGGGGATAGCTGAAAGCAATGTCCTCGGAATTGTCCCGGTCAACGGCCGTAACCCGCAATTCTCCGTTGGAATTGTCGGCCGCGTGCTGGTTGCCGACCTCGCCCCGGGCGACGGCGTCCACCGCGCCGTCGGTTACCGCCTCAATCTGCTCGTTCTCGGAGGAGAAGTATTGAATCTCGGGGATGTCGTCGCCGGGCCCTACCAAGCGCTTGCGGGTTTCAATGCCCGGCGTTGTCGTTGACTCGGAAGCTGTAATCCTGTGGCTCTGTTCCTCCGTCGTCAGTGTTGAGTCGTCCTCAAGCGTGATGATCGTACCTGGCCGCAGGTAGCCTCGGGCATCGGCGATTTCGGCAAGCTGCAGCAGGCGGCTCTCTCCGGTCGTGCCCTTCAGCAGGCCGACGGTGTGGGAGCTGACGAGGTCGTCGTGGCTGTTAATGCTGGATTCGTTGCGCACCAGCAATGATTGAAATATCTTCACGTGGCCATCGCCGAAAGTAATCAGGGGTTTTTCCCTCTCGCGGTCGCCCTGAGCATAGCGTCGGTCCGGCAAGACTGTAATCCCGCCTCCAACCATGTCGAAAGGGTTGTGGGGGTCGGCGGCGCTTAGCAGCCAGATGCCGGAGAACTCTTCACCGATACCGATGGGCCTGAACTGAAGCCATTCCCCGCTTAATTCGTTGACCGCTTCAATTAAGGAAGGCTCGTAGCCAAGCGGACGATGAAACGCCGGGTCGCTGCGGTCCTGGGTATCCGCATAGCTCATCGGCTCAAAATCGGTATAAAAGCCATAAACGACATTTCTCGGGTCGGACGCCAGATCATTGATCACGCTGCCCACATCCGCGCAAGCGGCGTCAACCGGCTTGGGGTCACTGTCGTTACCGCCACAGCCCGCTACAAGCAGGACCAGGCCGCAAAAGACGACAAGCGGCAGATGATTGCGAGTGGTCTCCAGTATTGAACAGATCATTCTTACGTCTCTCGCACTTCGGGATTTCGGCCTCCGGAAAGATAAAACGCCTGAAGGTAGCTTAGCGAAAAAAATGGAATATTCAATCTGTCAATGGCTATGTCGCGCGAATCGGAGGTCCAAACTTCAGATTGTCCGGGTGAACAGAGATTCGATCGGGAAGGCCTGTTTTCGCTGAATTGATAATTCCCTGTTTTTTTTCATCCAAACCTGGGGCCCTTTTTATGGAGATGTCGTTTTCATTCAGGCGAGGGATAGCGTACCCTAAGGTGGGGAAAGGGTGAAGCTTAGCGGTTGATAGTTCTCTTTTCTTGATGGACGTGATGGACATTCGAGAAGAAATAAGAAAGGTCTTGGATCCTCCGGGGACCCTCCTTGATCCAGGTGGGGAATTCTTGGCATCTGCCGTGCTGGTTATGCTCTGCGAGCGGGGCGGAGATTATGGAATATGGTTTATAAGAAGAACCGAATACAGGGATGACGCTTTTTCAGGTCACGTGGCCTTTCCGGGGGGAAAGAAAAAGCAAAGTGACGCGACTCTTGTTGATACGGCTTGCAGGGAGGCTGGAGAGGAGCTTGGTTTTGACGCCGGGAAGGAAGTAGAGATTCTCGGGGAAATGGATTTCGTGCGTCCCTACACTCCTTCTGTCAGACAGTATGCGGTAAAGCCTTTTGTAGCGATGATAAATGACGAAGTGGGGTTTGTTCCCAATTATGAGGTATCAGAATTTTTCTGCGTCCCGGTTTCCCACTTGGTTAACCCAGAAAACAGAGATGTAAGGGAAAGAAGACGTGATGGGAAGACAATAGATGATTACGTGTTTGCTTACCGCAATCACATAATATGGGGACTTACGGGGAGAATACTTAATGAATTCTTCAAGAAAACTTCGGCGTGTCTCACGATGTGAGATAATATCGGGAGTTTTTCATGCATCCTGATTCCTACTTCAAACTTTCATTTGTGTCAGTTGTTTGAATCTAACTAACATAAACCATGAATTACGTTAGTTGAGAGTTTTTCATGGAGAAGAAAAAGCGCATTGGCGCATATCTCAGAAGTTCAGTTGTAGAGGAAGAGTATTATGATTCCTATATTCCCAAGCCTCTGCCACCTGAACCGCCTCTTGACATGAGAGAACTCTACCCTTTGCTTGATCAGGTAAATGCGGCGCTGGGACGGCTTGACGGAATGAGTGCGGTTTTGCCTGACACGTCACCTCTTCTTTATCTGAGTCTCTATTTCAAAGTCAACCGTCGGGCTTACTACGATCACCTGCAATTCGTGAGAGAAACCGGAGATTGGGAGGAATGGATTGAGTTTTTTCTGGAAGGTGTGGTTGAGACAGCTGGTCAGGCAATGGAAACGGCAAAGGCTGTTTAAGGATCTGTTCGAAAGGGATAAGACTCGCATTGAGGTGTCCGGCAGGTCGACTCCCGGGGTCTTAAAGATACATGATCGCCTCAAGCGCTTCCCCGTCAGTAATACGACCGGGATCAAAGAGTTTTGCGGAGTTTCGCTGCCCACTGTGTTTCGCTGCCCACTGTGCTTCGCTGCCTGCTGTGCTTCGCTGCCTGCTGAGTCTTGAATTCCTGGGGATTGTAAAAGAGATTGCGGGCAAGGACCGCCGTAAAATCTTTGTTTACGAAGAGTATCTTGATATTCTCAACCGGGGTACCGAACCGATTTTTTAGCCTGTTGCTCATGTGGAATCTTTTTCCTGATCTTATAATCTGGGTGTGACCCTTTTCCCGAAGTTGTATTTAAATCCGACGGATATTCATGTAGAATTCCACGGAATCCAAAAACGGCGGTGACCAAGACTCATGGCAGCGGTTAACAAGGCTATAATACTCGGCAATCTGGGAAGGGACCCCGAAGTAAGATATACGCCTGACGGAATGGCGATTACTACTTTTTCGGTTGCCACAACGGAAAAACGCAAGGACAGGGACGGAAATTCCCAGGAACAGACCGAATGGCACAGGGTAGTGACGTTCGGCAGGACGGCGGAGGTATGCGGCGAGTACCTTTCCAAGGGAAGCTCGGTTTACGTGGAAGGTTCAATCAGGACCCGATCGTGGGATGACAGGGAAGGCAACAAAAGATACACGACCGAAATTGTCGGGAGGACGGTTCAGTTTCTCTCCCCCAGAGGGGAAGGCGGAAGGCAGAGCCGCTCCGAGGCGCCTCCGCCCGAGGATGATTTTGCCTACGAAGAGGGCACTGGTATGACGGACGACGACGTCCCGTTCTGATTTTTGAGTTTTTACTGACACGTTAAGTCTATGTCTCTGGCCGTTATAATCTTGGCGGCGGGCAAGGGAGTCCGCATGAATTCGCAACTCCCCAAGGTGCTGCACCCAATCTTGAAAAAGCCCATGTTGCGCTATGTCCTTGAGACGGCGCAGAAGATGGAGCCTGAGAAGATAGTGCTTGTCCTGGGATATGATTCGGAGCTTGTGAAGGAGGAGGTCTCGGATTACCCGGTGGAGACGGTCATCCAGGAACCGCAGCTTGGAACCGGGCACGCGGTTTTGTGCTGCGAGGATTCATTTCGGGATTTTTCCGGGGACATTCTCATACTAAGCGGAGATGTTCCCGCAATAAGTTCTTTTTCTCTGCGCGAGTTTACGGATTCTCACGTGAAAAACGGAGCGGACCTCTCATTAATGTCCACTCTGGTGGAGGAACCCGACGGATACGGGAGAGTATTGAGGAATGCCGAAGGGGAAGTGCTTCGCGTGGTTGAGGACAAAGACGCCACGGCTGACGAGAAGAAGGAAAACGAGATAAATGCAGGCGTTTACTGCGTGAATTCCTCCTTTCTCTGGGAGAGCCTAGGCGGACTTAGCAGTGAAAACAGCCAGGGGGAATATTACCTGCCAGGAATTGTGGATCTCTGCATTTCCCGCAAACGCAGACTTTTGGCTTTTAGCTTGGCGGATCCAAAGGAGGTGTCCGGAGTGAACAGCAGAGAGCAACTCGGCGAGGCGGAAAAAACCATGAGACAGGCAATAAACCGCCGCCACATGGGAAACGGGGTTACCATAGAGGATCCCGAAACCACCTACATATCAGACTCTGTCAGCATAGGGAGGGATACAACCGTGTGTCCCAATACCTATATTTACGGCGAAACCAGTATAGGCGATGGTTGTCGCATAGGACCGTCTGTATACATTGAAGGTTCACGTATAGGAAACAATGTCGAGATAAGGTTTTCTTCGTATCTTACGGGGTGTGAAGTCGAAAACGGCGTAGTGATGGGTCCTTTCTGTCACCTGCGGCCCGAAGCTAGGATAAAAGACGGGGCCAAGATCGGCAATTTCGTTGAGATAAAGAAGTCAGAAATAGGGGTTGGCTCCAAGGTCCCGCATCTTTCCTACGTGGGAGATGCCGATATCGGCGACGGAGTTAATATCGGTGCCGGAACCATCACCTGCAACTACGACGGGGTAAACAAGCACAGAACCGTGGTCGAGGATCGCGCTTTCATAGGAAGCGACACCATGCTTGTTGCGCCGATCAGGGTTGGAAAAGATGCTACTACGGCCGCGGGTTCCACGATAACGAAAGATGTTTCCCCGGGTGCTCTGGCCATAGAACGTGCCGGGCAGAAGGAAATAACCGGCTGGGCGGAGAGAAAAGGGGTAAAGAAGAGGAGATCCTGAAATGTGCGGAATAGTGGGATATGTGGGAAGTTCGGATAGAACCAAAAGCGTTCTCTGCGAAAGCTTGGGGAGATTAGAGTACAGGGGTTACGATTCTTCCGGGATATGCTTTGTCGAAAACGGCCGTTCCCGCGTCATAAGAAGCAAGGGAAAACTTGAAAATCTTTTCACCAAGCTAAAAGACTGCGAAGTGACCTCTTCACTCGGCATCGCTCACACCAGATGGGCCACCCACGGCGATCCCTCGGAGCGAAACGCCCACCCTCAGGTATCCGGTCCGATAAGCGTAGTGCATAACGGAATAGTGGAGAACTACCCCGAGCTTAAGGAGGAACTTGTTGCCGCAGGTTATGAATTTTGCTCCGATACCGATACCGAAGTCATCTCCCATCTGATCCGCGATTTTACGGAAAAAGGAAACTCCCTTCTTGAGTCAACGAGAAAAGCCTTTGAGAAAATAGAGGGCTCTTACGCCGTGGCGGTCATGTCGGATACAGAACCCGGGAAAATAATCGCCACCAGGCGTTTCTCTCCTCTTATAATAGCGCGCAGCGGAAACGAATGTTTTCTGGCTTCAGACATCCCTGCGATTCTGCCCTACACGAGGGAATTTATTTTCCTTGAGGATAACGATTTCGTGGTTCTAGAAGAAAACGGCATTTCCGTAACCGACGCCGTCGGCAATGACGTTAGCAGAGACCCGACGGTTGTGGACTGGGACCCTTCGGTAACCGAGAAGTCAGGATATCGCCATTACATGCTGAAAGAAATTTTCGAACAGCCCGCGGCCATCTTCGATACGCTTCGGGGGAAATTCACGACGGACATGAGGAAAGTGGTTTTTGAGGACTTGGATCCCTCGCTTTTGCGAAACACGCAAAGAATTATTATCGCGGCCTGTGGCACTTCCTACCACGCTGCTCTTATAGGGAAGTACATGATAGAGGAAGTCGCGGGAGTGAACACTCAGGTGGAGCTTGCATCGGAGTTTCGACACCGAAATCCGGTCGTTGGCCCCGACAGCCTTTTTATCGCGGTTTCTCAGTCGGGCGAGACTGCGGACACCTCGGAAGCGCTTCTAAAGGCCAAGGAACTCGGTATGAACTCAATCGGAATAACGAACGTTGCGCTGAGCAAAATCTCAAGAGAGTCTGACTGCGTCATAGCTACAAAGGCGGGACCTGAGATCGGGGTTGCCTCCACAAAGTCTTTCACGACGCAGGTAATGGCGTTCTATCTTCTTTCCGTATATCTCGCGATTTCAAGGAAGACGGTTGATTCAAAAAGGGCTAGGCAGCTGATAGCCGATGCCATATCGGTTTCAAAACTTCAGCAGGAAGTTCTTGGGCTCGATGAACGTCTCAGGGAGCTTTCAAGAGATTTTTACGGTTACAGGAATTTTATATATCTGGGCCGGGGAATTAATTACCCCGTGGCTCTTGAGGGAGCACTTAAGCTCAAAGAGATTTCATACATCCACGCCGAAGGATATGCCGCCGGGGAGATGAAGCACGGTCCCATAGCTCTTATAGACAGGAACATGCCCGTTGTGTTTATAGCTCCGGAGGAAGATGTATATTACAAAAAGCTCCTTGGAAATTTTCAGGAGGTAAAGGCCAGGGGAGGGCGAATAATTTTCATAACGTCGGATAGAGAGCTTCGACTTCCCGACGAAAGGGACAGGAAGATAGTGATTCCGAAAAGTTCTTATCTTGTAAGCCCGATGGTATCGGTTATCCCCGTTCAGTTCATGGCTTACCACATAGCCAATATTCTGGGGACAGATGTTGATCAGCCAAGGAATCTGGCCAAGGTTGTCACGGTTGAATAGTTCTGACTCGTAAACAACCGGCTTTTGTCTTTGATTCTCGTGTATCAAGCTCAACAAAAAAGGGGTTATTTTATTTCTTAGAGTTGTGACAACCATTGTATACTTGATAGCTGGAAGGGCAGTTTTTAATGTGTGGAGGAGTTTGTAAATTTGAACAATATTAACAGTCTTTCATCTCTGATTTGGTCTTCTGCTGACGATGTGCTGCGTGGTCTTTTCAAACCCAGTGAATACGGACGAGTCATCCTTCCGTTTGTGGTTATGAGACGTCTTGACTGTGTTCTCGAATCCCAAAAGGACAAGGTTTACAATCTTTACGATTCTTATAAGAATAAATTGTCCGACCCGTCCCCCGTTATCCTTAAACAAGTCGGATTACCC
The nucleotide sequence above comes from Candidatus Dadabacteria bacterium. Encoded proteins:
- a CDS encoding alkaline phosphatase, giving the protein MFSRKHLVYASAVLIFALLLVAIGFVLYGGSGRVSFEHGVASGDPLDDRVILWTRVTPKESQRKVRVRIEVASDEKFESVVYSSVKSTTAESDYTIKVDIKSLSAGTAYYYRFRSGETASVVGRTKTLPRGDVDSVRLAVFSCANYPTSHGGYFNVYGHAAETADIDAVVHLGDYIYEYGKAPDSGKDNSQGAGRDFPEYSDKEILTLDDYRRRYALYRTDPQLQALHATHPFIAVWDDHEVANDAYVGGAQNHNEDEGSFDARKEAALRAYYEWMPVRPVKENDSGRVYRSFSFGNLVELFMLDTRLAGREKQLSYKDYLDPDTGFNARSFREDIGSPERTLLGRDQLAWLQGKLADSTAAWQVLGQQVLMGRMNVPAEIIPHLGDRTPQVADLIDELTGIKERVLREDPSVTQDERDRVNTVLPYNLDAWDGYPAEREAVLGAAYGRDRNLIVLAGDTHNGWASNLKDAAGNQVGVEFATASVSSGGLETYLKLEPEQAEEFAWDLEVLVDGLVYSNTKDRGYMIVSFTPKRAKSRWIYVDTVKHPEFRELTSSGKALGVLPGAGNRELVPVGN
- a CDS encoding DNA-directed RNA polymerase subunit omega → MARITIEDCLEKVENRFALSIAAMKRAGQISKGATVVASENDDNKHVVSALREIAEGKVNVIYPKDRDNY
- a CDS encoding hydantoinase/oxoprolinase family protein, which translates into the protein MLSVGIDAGGTFTDFVFFDGKEISVNKVPSTPRDPSIAVLNGLKTHPVEFSHISEIIHGTTVATNALLEREGAKTCLITTRGFEDVIEIRRQNREKLYDLLWSPAVPLVLPELRFGVSERTDYRGCVLVCPDEAEVEKIKEEISSLGIEAIAVCFLHSYANPENERRVAAVLSELGIPITLSSELVAEFREYERTSTTVLNSYLIPKVNKYMRSLSRTLGEKSLSIMQSNGGVISAEQAAEEPAKIVLSGPAGGVVGAFEICALSGREKIITYDMGGTSTDISLCDGKISFTTENTLGGVALKVPMINISTIGAGGGSVAYIADGGILKVGPRSAGADPGPACYGKGVLPTVTDANIVLGRMDPGWFLGGEMNIYPERSFEAIRSLAPDHAAEEVAESVIRISNSNMEKALRVISVGRGYDPREFSLVSFGGAGGLHACELARSLGIREVVFPRNPGALSAYGMLLADSFKDYGITFFSSADGDHLRETDRKFADLEKLAREDLEREDLRFEKRVDARYRRQSHELTVSYSDSIASDFHREHERVYGYRKESSVVEIVTLRLRAYMPERKIDILPVSAVEAEPRFFTKDVIFEGKSIKAGCCERERLRPGFQLAGPCVLYERTATAFIPPDTACEVDDYGSVIVTLDP
- a CDS encoding amino acid ABC transporter substrate-binding protein, which encodes MICSILETTRNHLPLVVFCGLVLLVAGCGGNDSDPKPVDAACADVGSVINDLASDPRNVVYGFYTDFEPMSYADTQDRSDPAFHRPLGYEPSLIEAVNELSGEWLQFRPIGIGEEFSGIWLLSAADPHNPFDMVGGGITVLPDRRYAQGDREREKPLITFGDGHVKIFQSLLVRNESSINSHDDLVSSHTVGLLKGTTGESRLLQLAEIADARGYLRPGTIITLEDDSTLTTEEQSHRITASESTTTPGIETRKRLVGPGDDIPEIQYFSSENEQIEAVTDGAVDAVARGEVGNQHAADNSNGELRVTAVDRDNSEDIAFSYPHTPEGDSLRGIMDKLINCLTDGGSIGFAQWHENPRIFLERAERNAP
- a CDS encoding CoA pyrophosphatase — protein: MMDVMDIREEIRKVLDPPGTLLDPGGEFLASAVLVMLCERGGDYGIWFIRRTEYRDDAFSGHVAFPGGKKKQSDATLVDTACREAGEELGFDAGKEVEILGEMDFVRPYTPSVRQYAVKPFVAMINDEVGFVPNYEVSEFFCVPVSHLVNPENRDVRERRRDGKTIDDYVFAYRNHIIWGLTGRILNEFFKKTSACLTM
- a CDS encoding single-stranded DNA-binding protein; this translates as MAAVNKAIILGNLGRDPEVRYTPDGMAITTFSVATTEKRKDRDGNSQEQTEWHRVVTFGRTAEVCGEYLSKGSSVYVEGSIRTRSWDDREGNKRYTTEIVGRTVQFLSPRGEGGRQSRSEAPPPEDDFAYEEGTGMTDDDVPF
- the glmU gene encoding UDP-N-acetylglucosamine diphosphorylase/glucosamine-1-phosphate N-acetyltransferase, with amino-acid sequence MSLAVIILAAGKGVRMNSQLPKVLHPILKKPMLRYVLETAQKMEPEKIVLVLGYDSELVKEEVSDYPVETVIQEPQLGTGHAVLCCEDSFRDFSGDILILSGDVPAISSFSLREFTDSHVKNGADLSLMSTLVEEPDGYGRVLRNAEGEVLRVVEDKDATADEKKENEINAGVYCVNSSFLWESLGGLSSENSQGEYYLPGIVDLCISRKRRLLAFSLADPKEVSGVNSREQLGEAEKTMRQAINRRHMGNGVTIEDPETTYISDSVSIGRDTTVCPNTYIYGETSIGDGCRIGPSVYIEGSRIGNNVEIRFSSYLTGCEVENGVVMGPFCHLRPEARIKDGAKIGNFVEIKKSEIGVGSKVPHLSYVGDADIGDGVNIGAGTITCNYDGVNKHRTVVEDRAFIGSDTMLVAPIRVGKDATTAAGSTITKDVSPGALAIERAGQKEITGWAERKGVKKRRS
- the glmS gene encoding glutamine--fructose-6-phosphate transaminase (isomerizing); protein product: MCGIVGYVGSSDRTKSVLCESLGRLEYRGYDSSGICFVENGRSRVIRSKGKLENLFTKLKDCEVTSSLGIAHTRWATHGDPSERNAHPQVSGPISVVHNGIVENYPELKEELVAAGYEFCSDTDTEVISHLIRDFTEKGNSLLESTRKAFEKIEGSYAVAVMSDTEPGKIIATRRFSPLIIARSGNECFLASDIPAILPYTREFIFLEDNDFVVLEENGISVTDAVGNDVSRDPTVVDWDPSVTEKSGYRHYMLKEIFEQPAAIFDTLRGKFTTDMRKVVFEDLDPSLLRNTQRIIIAACGTSYHAALIGKYMIEEVAGVNTQVELASEFRHRNPVVGPDSLFIAVSQSGETADTSEALLKAKELGMNSIGITNVALSKISRESDCVIATKAGPEIGVASTKSFTTQVMAFYLLSVYLAISRKTVDSKRARQLIADAISVSKLQQEVLGLDERLRELSRDFYGYRNFIYLGRGINYPVALEGALKLKEISYIHAEGYAAGEMKHGPIALIDRNMPVVFIAPEEDVYYKKLLGNFQEVKARGGRIIFITSDRELRLPDERDRKIVIPKSSYLVSPMVSVIPVQFMAYHIANILGTDVDQPRNLAKVVTVE